The sequence below is a genomic window from Lytechinus variegatus isolate NC3 chromosome 3, Lvar_3.0, whole genome shotgun sequence.
CTGGTCGGACAGCGCCCTGCGGGCCGCTTTACACCAAAAATGCAGATCAATGCAGCCGGAACagatttctttctcctttttctccataaaaagaaaatgatatgctttggagcggctttctttgtttcttttctcaatgagataaaaatgctatgaattggaacagaaatttcagtgtaaaaatgggggtcctctCCGCGGCACACCCACCATGCATTACATACTGAGTGCCTCCCCCCTCCCTGGGTAGGCATACACTACAAGGGGAAGTGTATACTGAGGTTATGTTTGTTTCCCTCTATGTTACTACACAAAGATCTAGGAAGCGTTTGCGTCACCGCACGCCCGGAGAGGGGAGATGGAGGGGGGGTTACATATTGAGGACAATTGTTTAATGTGATATGGAATTGTcctgggggggagggggaactcagtatataatgcatagtgggtatgtgccgcggagggggcCCCCATtttgacactcaaatttccgttccaaggcatagcatttttgtcttatcatatcaatttgtttgcgctccttttttgcagtgcgtagcgtgttaaattatttccctatggagaataatagaaaatacgccgtttttttagggatttgctaagatatctcccaaacgcgtcaacaaggtgatctatcaaaacagaatagaattgagcagattctcacctttaacatgatatgattttcatttaattttagtcaaattaagttctgtcacttttgaggtttttggaacctttcttgatgattttggaaatccatttgtacatgagccaatgggcaagtgcgagaaacgaaacgtttggtgcgacttcacattgttgtaaaaaaatatatacgtcacaatagaccctatcaaaaaaagacattttgcagaaaatgctgtagattgcgaatacctaagaatgattttgattggataaaaaaaacctctgtcacttttcacatttgcaaaagcttttgcaataattggtcactatagtttggcgggttcagccgatggcattgtgtgtacacagtatagtacacagtacacacgcatagctaggcaacgcagcgcgtgtATTCGTACAggacgacttgagtgtatgttggataggaccgtaccatttttgaccgggggtgtgccaatgaatgcaagtgatcaagaagagttacaaaactgaagggagtgagaaaacaaggaaagtgagagggaaatttatgaaaacaagtaatgcgaggaaatatgacaagaaaaggagagaaaggagaagtgaaaacacgcagctgagtgcgctcacgatatgtaagttgaacacccctgcaccgcaatgtagcagcccgccactatacacgtagactgcctgcacgatgcgaagacagcggcgcgtattagtgactgtgcgtcaaacgtcccatttctatgccttataagagcgttttttgtacacaacaaattgatatgtgagaaaaagaaatttgctccaaagcatagcattttcttcttatcgagaaaaaagacagaaatcCGCTCcgaagcttcgcatattttctgttacgccgttccggccgtattgatctgctacaatgagccgcaCTTTTGGTGAAAAGCAGCCGCAGACCGCTGtcctgtccgaccatcgcctctgcgctagCGCACCCGGCGCCCGTACCGCcaggctagctgcatgcacgttccatagggatgcatatatATGCACTCACACTCAGGtgacccgttccaaggacccccgttttcacaaacattcatagttccgaagcccgttccgaggaccctcctttttacaataagcccgctccaaggcccccgttttttgtctcgcccgcagcacacacctacatgtactactttTTTGGTAGATCAGTGCCCTCCCCGGGAATTGTGAGGGTAGGGATGGAGAGTGCACTACAAGTGGCAGGTGATACAGGAGGTAGTGGTAAAACTGGAAATGCTATTTGGACCTATAATGCTATTTTTAAATGAGCTTCGGATGAagctacatgtacgtgtacatgtTGTATTATTTCAACACTACTTATGAATACTTCTATACATGGCTACATGGATACGTGCACTACGAAGGCTGTTATTAATAACCCGTTTATCGATGGTCCTGTCGAAAATCGCTTGTTTCTGCCACTTAGCGATATCGATAATCTTTCTCTCTGTCGATAATACCCGCTATAAAAACTATTATGCAGGGACACAGACTGATTTTTCGCATTTTCAGAGAATTCAAGGAAACGGCCCTTTGAAAGTGGCTtatcaaacggaaaatcacagaaaacttatttttcatcaaactgCACAGAACAGCAACATAAATTATTCCAAAATCTCAACGAAATACTAGCTCACTCCCACTTTGCTTTTATCATACTAGAAGTGGGGTGATCGATCGTGACAATCCAAACATCATGACGTGACTATACTCGACTCCATTCGATCGAATCGAAAACATCACAAGCGCAACTACATGTAACATtcctgccctctacgttcgaaCAGAACGcgaagctacatgtatacagcaGGATATCAAAATGGCGGATAGGCGAAAGAAATTGACTGCTCGGAATGTCCAAAAAGCCCCAAATTGTGGATAAAACTTCATCCAATCCTAAAATCGTGAAAGGTGATGCATGCTAAATATGATTGTTAAAAGATGCTATATCATGTAGTCATCACTCACACGTACACTGTACCGTATTGCGAGGTATAATAGTAGATAGATctagtacatgtatactaacctcgtaccATGAACCGcgtttggcagtggatttctaGCTAGTGCCTGGGTCGCGCGTGCTTGGATCTCAGTTCTGGTGTCCACGACACTAAGTATGGCTTGATTTTTCAGTGCGCGGTGGCATGGCATGGCCTGGGCTACATTGTATGGCTACGGGAGCCTACAATAAACTACAaagtaggcctaggcctagtgTACAATACATGCCATAGGCATAGCTCCGCGCTCCCCGGCTCAACATCGAGGAATCGCACACCATGGTGACTCAATTAGGCCTAGGCTATAAAAAATCGACTTCAGACAGTCACAGTGCAGtcatttaattattcatttattggcATTGCGTGCTAAAAACTAAAAAGTAAAAGTAATGGATTTGGAGCAAAGACATGGGGCACCATCATCACGTATCTCAGTCACCATCTCCACTAGACAGGattaaccgtcgtttctggggatttattcaacaatttctgacattttactgtaatcctggagccaacgtagttcagcggaacaaccaaaatacattacagagactgaagcttttttGGTCTACATCTCGACAGGTTTTAGGAAATTTGAAACTTCCATACCGGTACTTACCATTAAATTCTATAATTACATCGTCCTGTAGGCCTACTCCTGTTTTCCCGATTTGTAAGACGAAGTACCAGTACGACAATtaccagacggtggactgtactgtttccagaagaagtaAAAACTGCAGGATGGTAGTTGGTACGGAGTATGGTTGGTCGGTCACCCGGCAGTTTCGGCCGGGACAAAACCTTTTTTCCGCTGTGACGCAGCGGCGCGGCGTGCTTGGGCGCCAGTGCAGTGCAGTGCTGGGCAGCTGGCCTGGCTGGATGACACTCAGCGCGCGCCGCGCGCGCTTTAGTGCAGTACGCAATCGTACATTTATAAACTGGTTCAAATTATAATTTCGATGCTCTCTCTGTGTATAAAAAAGGTACTGCACCCGCAGAATTACAGACTTGCACAGTCATTAActgataacttttttaatttgtaagaATTAAAATTCTCTTCCGTTTTGTGATGATTATGTTTATAATttaaatgatgaaattatttaattcatctGTATTATACTgattcaaaatcataattctttACATAAGTTTACTGATGTCATTTGGTGAAACAGGTGAGGTATTTGCTTTTGGTGTTGGCTGGTGTATTTTTGTATAGGGGCAGTGAAATATATAGCAGAAAAACGGTAATACCATGTCATTAGACATTGCATTTTTATTGATGTGTTAAGAACAGGAATCATGATCACCTGTTGTCTTGCCTTTAAAAAAACCCCTTTAATATTCCTAAAATAATATTCTACACTCTTTCTAGGAGTTCTCATCATCCCTAAAAAGTAGTAAAATTGAACAAACGAAAAAGTACAAGCAATTTAGCACACAATGTGATgggcattatttttttctttctcccgaaatgggggattagattcaaattttcaggggaccacttccattgacgagtggataccaggcgcgaccatgggatttcgaaagcaccctaaacaagggaagcaagtcttttccagattatgaaaatgatcCCTTAACAAGCTTTGGAAAATTGACCGAAAATACGTACCTTTCCTAACaaaatatatccctttttaaGTATAtcgtttttgacaccctcatAACCTTACATATACGTAACGTGCCAACTCTTGAAAAGGATATCCCTTCTTAcacatggtcgcgcctggtatccacttgtcaatggaaatgccccccccccgggcgacCCCTCGAGTTCTGGGAAGAACCAAATGTGACCGTGGAAGCTCGTCTttaatcggatatatcgctgttaccatacaGTAGCAACCAGATCGAaatttgcacacgaaacgcagattgaatgtttccgttgcgGATGCGaaacgtaaaaaaaaatcatgtcacaACTTGCATTACAGGACAGTGTTTTGCGACGGGCCCAAATAAAAAGTCTCTTTCAAAATCGATATATACCGTCGTAAAGTCCGTTCGCGTTGCACAGCGAAAATGTGGAGTAGCAAAATCGAATGAGGAGAGCTGTACAGGTGAGGGTGGAATCCCTCTCGCTTAGCCTGGCGGAAATCATCGGATATAGATGGAAAGCGCCACCACCACAATAAACTCAAACCAACCGACAAACGCCGCCACAATGCGTTAGTCTTCGCCAGATCAAACGTATCGCTTACGTTCAGCATAACAGCAAAGACAATAACTGCAGCTTCCGCCTAGATTATAGGCTAATAAAGATGGGGAACACCTCCATTGTAGACAATTTTTAGGCCACCGGCATACACCATAGCTCCCCCAGTTCTTGtctatttacttattcatttatttttatttattttttaatttttatttattatatttatttatctatttattttattattattattattatcatttttgggGGGTGCTTTTGTCATTTCTCCATGTGTTCTTCCTCAAGGCCCCTTTCCCCTTCACGACCCCTACCCCACCTAACCACCACCCATAAACCCCTTTCTACATCTGCATGAAGAAGTTTTGGTGAATCTTGGATTTCAACACATACAAACGTGAAAGGTCTGAAGGGTGAGTGAAACTTAACACATCGAGATAATACATTGTTAACAGACTTACATCACGATAGTGTACAAGTTCAGACCCCTTAAGATTTATGAATTCATTTGTTACATCTGGCGGCTACTCCCCACCACCAAAAATGTCctgcaatatttttcaaaagacCCTGATGCTAAGCAAGACAATTTTCCTccgattttatgaaaattggtTACCTTCTCAGTTAGACAGATGCCGCTGCCACCCATACTAGAAGTACAATATTCAATGCTGAACAAATCCTCTCATCCTCTGGGAGCCTGAACAAGGCACAGCGAGAAGAGGGATAAGTCTTGAAGAAAGACTCAGGCCTTGATAGGATTAATGAAATGAGGACAGCCATGCTGGATAGAGAGGTCTGGATCGAAGCGCTTTTAAGTTCATGGTACCTGAGATAGCATAGGCTAAAGTCTTGTCCTGCCCGCAAACTTACTGACAGACTGACAATGCATTCTTTAGACAAGACAGTAGTAcaagaatataaatatttgaggAATAAATATCAAAGCAAAAGAGGATAAATGCCTAAATGCTTTAGATCTATGTAATTTAAGTAACATAAAATGATCAGATAACCTTTCCGGCTATGTCATTTGATAGCTGATGGAAGAATGTAATCGTATTAAATATAACTATAAGTTTGCcacattatatttaaaaaaaaaaaatttaagtacAGAAAGTCCTGTTATAATTTCATGGTTAAAGGAtatcatgaaataaagaaaaatagataattGTTTCAGTCTCATGATttactttgatttgaatatgaatatgttCTACAATATAAACGAAAACTGATGTCAACACAGCCcagtttttatttaatttcatcatcCACAATAcaacatcgtcatcaccatcatcaaaatcatcatcaggGGCGGCTGAGGAAGTTGAAATtggggggcacagggaaaataGGCACTATATACACCCACTCTGAAGAACATATATATTTACCATCAGATTAAGTTATTGCCTGACGTAGCTGTTTTTTCGTGGTAATGTATGTTGAACAAACCCTTCTTGAAGgatatttatgaatattaaatCTCAAGTATATATGCATGCAAGCTATGTATtccgagagagagagagagaatgagggggggggggttgaaatcCTAAGTAGTAGAACTTGCTTAGTGGTCTATTCTGGCGCTAATTACTAGAAAATCATCGTCGGAAAATTCCCTCACGAAAGATCCCTTTTATCGATTGATGAGAACATCATAGGATCATGTTATCACAGAAAAATGATGGAGAGAGCAATTTCGGCCTCCCAAGGGCACTGTATGGTGAGAGACTAACTTAATGCCCTCTGTAGGTATGACATGTATGTTAGATAGAATTCATCCAATTCTGTATTTTgtgtaatatatacatgtatgtggccTTTGAGCGGcgtaaaacagaaaatgaatagaatggaAATACTTGACGAGAAGACATACATACCAAATATAAGAGAATAAACTTTAGAAACGAAAACGATTAAAAAGAAACGTTACATTATCAAGAgcgttatctttttttaaataagtgtTTTTGCTGTATGGGAAATTTTAGGGTCAAGGGTGTCCCCTGCCTCTATCGATTCCACTGCCTATGCAGAAAGAAAACGGTGCTAATTGCAATTACTTTACATTGACAGATTGAAAATTTGGAGAAACTGGAAAAGAAAAGTTGCATTTATCAGAGGAAAATAAGGGCATATTCAAATTGGGCAAGGGGCACACTGAAGAAAAGGAATTCCTTGTGAAAAAATgagctacactgtaaaaaattgaagtgctaatttagcacttacagtgatTGTATTgtgtgactgcactacgagtgctgatttagtcattcaaatttgaactagaaactcagcactcgtagtgcagtcactatacaatcACTATAAGTGCTACAttagcatttcattttttacagtgtaaatgaGGCAAGAAACACATCTAAAAGGGACTGTTCGATTTAAAAGATGCACTTGCGAGAGTGGAACGCTTTATCAGGAAAACGAATGTATATCGGGCATGAAAAGAGCGGTTAGAAAGAGCAACTTATTTGGTATACGAGAGTGGGCATTCTAACATGTCGAAGATAAAAAAGGGGGCACTGTAAGGTATATTTATCTTGGGTAAAAAGGACACTTTTTAGTGCTTCAagcatggaggggggggggggggggaagcactCTTCTCCCTGCCCTGAtgatcaccaccattatcatcatcaaatacTTCTCATCTCATCTTAGTCAAGGTTCCTTCACTTACCGCGGGGCAATTATAATTGACTCAGTCACATCATGAGTTAGGCTAATTAGTTCTCTtcatataaaaatgtataaatctTTGCTACTTacccaataaaaaaagaaaagagatgtgGACATTGCTGAAATAACTATTCCAAAGAACATCATCCAAAATTCAGGAAATAGCAACAAGTCGTAAGGATTTCTTGAAAGTTTGTTTACGTAAGATATGTTCGAAGACTTCTTAGGGCCCATGGAGATGGCATTTTTACAAGTTGCGTTCGTTGTTTTGAGAAGAGAAGCTTTTGTTTCTGGGTTTTCAGCAGGTTGTTTTAATTCAAGAGATTCCTTGACAGGTTTGGAGAAAGTTGCGCTTGCAGCATAGCCAACGACAAGAAGAATAAAGCCACTTATTCTCAAAGTGTTACGCCATCCCACATCTGACACGAGCTTATATGTGATCGGGTTGAACACCAGCATGCCTtatagagagacagagagagagcgagagggggggggggtgtcaattattataatctatttatttattttgtacatattcattatgaaaaattttattatcattattattgctatcatcattactaccatcattattattatgattgtcattgttattttattttttttgggaggCGGCACTTTCCCTTCATAGATATAACGTCcatgtaaaaagaaaagaatggacTATACTTGCATTAACAAACTcgatttaaaaatacaaataaaataccTAATATGCATGTAGATGAGATGGTCTGAGTaccgggggggcacttccatctacgagtggataccatgcgcgaccatggagtctcgaaaagcaccctaaacacgtaatttccatattctgaaagtgCACCActtaacaagtactggcgtgtgaaccctatacccttaacaagtattggaaacaaaatgatacttcTCTggaatgaacccctaaacaagtacaggaatgtcttattgttacgggtccttcggtcgtcggctttaccttatttggtttagtacgaccccactttctacacctcgcgcaaatcggactctaaacacgaagtgttggggcaaaaaggatattctttataaaacattttaattttgtttaatcatccccgcaaattcgaccctaaacacgtaattttcattgcgaaatttcactatttttgtttttttgacaccctttacacgttacgtacgtaacgtgccctatcgtgaaaaagacatcctttttacgtgtttttttttgtcgcgcatggtatccactcgtcaatgtaagtgccccccgggTCTGAGTAAAACTGAAGTTCAAATTACCAGCCGAGGTTCCAGCTACTGCCACAGCAGTTGCTCTCGAACAGGAGTCTTTCGGGAACCAGTCAACAATGGCAACCATTCCTGATGTTACGGAAAAGGCCGAACCGAACCCATATAAAATTCCGAACGTAAATATCATCGGAGGATAGATGGGCATCACTGAGGTGACGAGACAGGCGCTAAAGCATAGAGATACTCCCATGAACGCGACTAGCTGATGAGAAGTCTTCTTGATGATTTCATCCGCCAGTACAGCCCCTATGAGACTTAGTCCTGTTGCAATAGTGGGAACCCAACCTACAgacatgataaaacaaaatttaaaatttcttaTCACGGCAATCCTCtggaggtgtgtgtgtgtatataaatatatatatatatatgaatatatatatatatatatatatatatatatataaatgtgtgaagctatacatgtacaacagctttggcaactcttttatttaaatattgtaaagaaatggatgaagagaacaatggtagacgtagcttaaatcaaggttccccagagctatctaccctttggaaaaattggttatgccgaaaaaatgtctctgccgggaatcgaacccgggcccccagctttgaacgccggtgccttaaccactagaccacagagacgggctagtggataggccgaccgagatccgattgaccgtcagaaagacagattttcgacactataccaactacctttgtcgggtgaaggtgggttttgaacaatgacaagccgtcatgcctcagctagatcaaagctattgcttcgatacagtacacgtatgtgagaaagtatatacaaatgtgtgaagctatacatgtacaaaattgttcaaaattgttcaaaacccaccttcacccgacaaaggtaattggtatagtgtcgaaaatctgtctttctgacggtcaatcggatctcggtcggcctatccactagcccgtctctgtggtctagtggttaaggcaccggcgttcaaagctgggggcccgggttcgattcccggcagagacattttttcggcataaccaatttttccaaagggtagatagctctggggaaccttgatttaagctacgtctaccattgttctcttcatccatttctttacaatatatatatatatatatatatatatatatatatatatatatatatatatatatatatatatatatatacagtatatatatatatatatatatacagtatatatatatacatatatacatatatatatatatatatatatgaacgtATGACCGTATCCTATCTCGTCCTTTCCTAAAGAACgagataaaaaatgaagaaaaaaaataatggataaACACGGAAACTTCTCATgtaattttctatttcattgtGTAAAACAGCGCTTTGGAACTTTTATGTAATATCGGTCATTAGTATAATTACTGATTTGAATAAGGGCCTACAATAATACTTTTTCAAAAAGTCACTTCATGCATTTTCCATTTCTAAATCTGGTAATATCGATTAAGCCTCTTGATAAATCAGATCAAATTAATGTCAAGTATTCATACCGGAAGAAATGAATCTTTATGCTCTTCCACATCCTATAATTTTGACCCAAAAAGGTATGGCAAAAGGAATTAAATCCAACAGGCTGATCCAAGTGGgctgaaagggggggggggggtacgccTTTAGCGGGTCTCAATTTTTTAGGGCCAGGCATGGAGAACAgggcaaaattt
It includes:
- the LOC121410071 gene encoding monocarboxylate transporter 5-like isoform X1, translated to MGDECGPGCISFIRRRWCWIVTMATFLMNVFIVGFLYSFGIINISLQEEFDIGITTTGWVPTIATGLSLIGAVLADEIIKKTSHQLVAFMGVSLCFSACLVTSVMPIYPPMIFTFGILYGFGSAFSVTSGMVAIVDWFPKDSCSRATAVAVAGTSAGMLVFNPITYKLVSDVGWRNTLRISGFILLVVGYAASATFSKPVKESLELKQPAENPETKASLLKTTNATCKNAISMGPKKSSNISYVNKLSRNPYDLLLFPEFWMMFFGIVISAMSTSLFFFYWVSSKDLYIFI
- the LOC121410071 gene encoding uncharacterized protein LOC121410071 isoform X2 — translated: MDKNASSFSGNQVFCLPWSRLCLHENSMKDDYLYLHPGWVPTIATGLSLIGAVLADEIIKKTSHQLVAFMGVSLCFSACLVTSVMPIYPPMIFTFGILYGFGSAFSVTSGMVAIVDWFPKDSCSRATAVAVAGTSAGMLVFNPITYKLVSDVGWRNTLRISGFILLVVGYAASATFSKPVKESLELKQPAENPETKASLLKTTNATCKNAISMGPKKSSNISYVNKLSRNPYDLLLFPEFWMMFFGIVISAMSTSLFFFYWVSSKDLYIFI